The proteins below come from a single Mercenaria mercenaria strain notata chromosome 3, MADL_Memer_1, whole genome shotgun sequence genomic window:
- the LOC123523537 gene encoding uncharacterized protein LOC123523537, with protein sequence MLLQNRKRFQRTETVLNKRLKWLFCVCLIVTAFIVCFVFVVPDHHMVQIISQRDHVEIVVTRNHSSLEMRKQSSGSDSLFENPSNHLQSYRFDLIVKMVYAYFYVYKKRVPSVIEDAYTEHIRVWNHFIEYCSNTNMSWFDGKLPCRNKKNQSDFILSFHKTIEAIKTSGFNSSRSRIPLDKIGFLLNGAHRISASIILSKNACFEHHSYKQRSFNWGYKFFKGRGLSEKTSNMVMLEWMKIQLKLPSLKTLVYIVSVFSNNRSKDDAMRKIVKEQCSKDNGILYEREINFTKSGMRQLITHMYGQQAWLQTKIQHMLSKFNSTYSAIFLFVYAQRNRDLVQCKNKVRKLYTDNIFKSSVHIPDTTEENVILAEMILNPNSIQLMNYAKNASDCKLIAKEVARRSSIAPIKTLPGICVGGDDVMIDSGTVLGFYGLRKRTDVDLLFLHEVDKALLGNDHGISIQAHAFKNNSISQGRAWGEDHFTDNGATDKWDLFYDPKNYGYCYGIKFVSLKQLVRYKVKRNEPKKDSFDVELINKFLETIT encoded by the coding sequence ATGCTTTTGCAAAACAGGAAACGTTTCCAAAGAACGGAAACAGTACTAAACAAACGACTGAAATGGTTATTTTGTGTATGTTTAATAGTAACAGCATTTATAGTCTGTTTTGTATTCGTCGTGCCAGATCATCATATGGTACAAATTATTTCTCAAAGGGATCATGTTGAAATAGTGGTAACTAGAAACCATAGTAGTTTAGAAATGAGAAAACAAAGCAGTGGTTCAGATTCTCTATTCGAGAATCCTTCAAATCATTTACAATCGTACAGATTTGATTTAATAGTCAAAATGGTTTATGCATATTTCTATGTTTACAAGAAGCGAGTTCCAAGCGTAATAGAAGATGCATATACTGAACATATTCGAGTGTGGAACCATTTCATAGAATACTGTAGCAACACTAACATGTCCTGGTTCGATGGGAAACTACCATGCAGAAATAAGAAAAATCAGTctgatttcattttatcatttcataaaaCGATAGAAGCCATAAAAACGAGTGGATTTAATTCTAGCAGATCGAGGATTCCGTTGGACAAAATAGGATTTCTTCTTAATGGTGCACATAGAATATCGGCTTCAATAATATTATCAAAGAATGCATGTTTTGAACATCACAGTTATAAACAGCGTTCCTTTAATTGGGGATATAAGTTCTTTAAAGGCAGAGGATTGTCGGAGAAGACGTCGAATATGGTCATGTTGGAATGGATGAAAATCCAGTTGAAGCTTCCATCCTTGAAAACTTTGGTTTATATTGTTTCCGTATTTTCAAATAATCGCAGCAAAGATGACGCTATGCGTAAAATTGTGAAAGAACAATGCTCAAAAGACAATGGCATTTTATATGAAAGAGAAATCAACTTCACTAAAAGTGGAATGCGGCAATTAATCACTCATATGTATGGGCAACAAGCTTGGCTGCAGACAAAAATTCAACATATGctttcaaaattcaattcaacATACAGTGCCATATTTTTATTTGTCTATGCACAACGCAACAGAGATTTAGTTCAGTGTAAAAATAAAGTAAGAAAGCTTTACACTGATAATATCTTTAAATCCAGTGTTCACATTCCCGATACTACAGAAGAGAATGTAATTCTTGCAGAAATGATACTTAATCCAAATTCCATACAATTGATGAACTACGCAAAGAATGCGTCTGATtgtaaattaattgcaaaagaaGTTGCCAGACGTTCATCTATTGCACCGATAAAGACACTGCCAGGTATCTGTGTGGGAGGAGATGACGTCATGATTGACTCAGGAACAGTGCTTGGATTTTATGGCCTGCGCAAACGAACAGATGTTGACCTTTTATTTTTGCACGAGGTTGACAAAGCTTTACTTGGAAATGATCATGGAATTTCTATTCAAGCTCATGCTTTCAAGAACAATTCCATTTCACAGGGGCGCGCATGGGGAGAAGACCATTTTACTGACAATGGGGCAACGGACAAATGGGATTTGTTTTATGATCCAAAAAATTATGGCTATTGTTATGGTATCAAATTCGTATCATTGAAACAATTGGTTAGATACAAAGTGAAGCGAAATGAGCCGAAAAAAGATTCATTCGATGTAGAGCTCATTAACAAATTTCTTGAGACCATTACttaa